The following are encoded in a window of Nitrospinota bacterium genomic DNA:
- a CDS encoding rhodanese-like domain-containing protein — protein sequence MKNKKLVIGVITIMFAMSAVYDLFASNDTFKSVSPQEAVQAIKSGNGSLVLDVRTPQEFHGPLGHIKGAKLIPVQDLASRVSELESYREKTIYVVCRSGMRSRSAARFLTENGFTSVINVESGMTGVNHVQGAPIEK from the coding sequence ATGAAGAATAAAAAGTTAGTGATAGGAGTAATTACAATTATGTTTGCTATGAGCGCTGTATACGATCTGTTTGCATCCAACGATACTTTCAAATCGGTTTCCCCCCAGGAAGCGGTTCAGGCGATAAAGAGCGGCAACGGCAGCCTCGTTCTTGACGTAAGGACTCCTCAGGAGTTTCACGGCCCTCTTGGTCATATAAAAGGAGCCAAGCTGATCCCGGTACAGGATCTTGCCTCAAGGGTAAGTGAGCTTGAGAGCTACCGCGAAAAAACGATCTATGTAGTCTGCCGCTCAGGAATGAGGAGCAGGTCCGCCGCGCGGTTCCTTACGGAAAACGGTTTTACGAGTGTCATAAACGTTGAATCCGGCATGACTGGCGTAAACCATGTTCAGGGCGCGCCGATAGAAAAGTAA
- a CDS encoding NAD(P)-dependent glycerol-3-phosphate dehydrogenase — translation MKISGISVIGGGAWGTALANHLAVNGNKVIIWAYEKEVADDINARHQNSVFLKDIDLSPNITATNSIEEASKGNILIFAAPSHVMEGIVRQMAKFVKPDAVIVSVTKGIENEKLRLPSQIFEELLPKEISKKLVCFSGPSFAKEVVSGLPTAITAASLDPSSAKTVQKLLSVGKMRVYTNDDKIGVELGGVVKNVVAIAAGISDGMGLGHNARAAIITRGLEETIRLGKKMGAKEKTFRGLSGIGDLVLTASGDLSRNRTVGMRLGAGEKLEDIVSGMKMVAEGVRTSLSIHRLSEKLKVDMPLCDEVYFVCHEGKDPREALADLFGRSLKDEFHG, via the coding sequence ATGAAGATTTCAGGAATTTCCGTAATAGGTGGTGGGGCGTGGGGCACTGCCCTTGCCAACCATCTGGCAGTAAACGGCAACAAGGTTATTATCTGGGCATATGAGAAGGAAGTCGCCGACGACATTAATGCGCGCCACCAAAATTCCGTTTTCCTGAAGGATATAGATCTCAGCCCAAACATCACAGCTACAAACAGCATCGAAGAGGCTAGCAAGGGGAACATCCTGATATTTGCCGCCCCTTCACACGTCATGGAGGGGATAGTCCGGCAGATGGCCAAATTCGTAAAGCCGGACGCAGTCATTGTTTCAGTCACCAAGGGTATTGAAAACGAAAAACTCCGGTTGCCTTCCCAGATATTCGAAGAGCTTCTTCCGAAGGAGATATCAAAAAAGCTGGTCTGCTTCTCCGGCCCCTCATTTGCCAAGGAGGTCGTTTCCGGTCTCCCCACCGCCATAACTGCCGCATCGCTTGATCCATCGTCCGCGAAGACGGTGCAGAAACTGTTGAGCGTCGGGAAAATGAGGGTATACACCAACGACGACAAGATCGGCGTGGAGCTGGGGGGTGTGGTTAAAAACGTTGTCGCCATAGCCGCGGGAATTTCCGACGGAATGGGTCTTGGTCATAACGCCAGGGCCGCCATCATCACCCGCGGTCTTGAGGAGACTATCAGGCTCGGTAAAAAAATGGGTGCAAAGGAGAAAACATTCAGGGGGCTTTCAGGGATCGGCGATCTGGTGCTCACCGCGAGCGGTGATTTGAGCCGGAACCGCACGGTCGGTATGCGTCTCGGTGCTGGTGAGAAGCTTGAAGATATTGTATCGGGGATGAAGATGGTAGCTGAAGGGGTGCGTACAAGTCTCTCCATTCACAGGCTCTCGGAGAAACTGAAAGTAGATATGCCGCTTTGCGATGAGGTCTACTTCGTCTGCCACGAAGGGAAAGATCCGCGCGAGGCGCTCGCCGATCTCTTTGGCAGGAGCCTTAAAGACGAGTTTCATGGATAA
- the larB gene encoding nickel pincer cofactor biosynthesis protein LarB: MDKLKLKKLLESVKTGDVSISRAMESLEGESYEDILYAKVDHHREKRQGFCEVIYCPGKTSAQISGIAKKLLARSDHLLATRGDRKIYSSIKKISPKAKFHEASGAITVEKKKRERKGNLLVITAGTTDIPIAEEAVVTADIMGTAAKAIYDVGVAGIHRLLDQQEHLAKADCIIVVAGMDGALASVVGGMVAVPVIAVPSSVGYGASFGGLSALLAMLNSCASGVAVVNIDNGFGAGALAHKIVSQKYSGGERGK; this comes from the coding sequence ATGGATAAGCTCAAGCTTAAAAAACTTCTCGAATCTGTAAAAACCGGCGATGTGAGCATCAGCCGCGCCATGGAAAGCCTTGAGGGGGAGAGCTATGAAGATATTCTTTACGCGAAAGTCGACCATCACAGAGAGAAGCGGCAGGGTTTCTGCGAGGTAATATACTGTCCCGGAAAAACATCGGCGCAGATATCCGGCATCGCGAAAAAACTTCTCGCCAGGTCCGATCATCTCCTCGCAACCCGTGGCGACAGGAAAATATACTCGTCCATTAAAAAGATCTCGCCGAAAGCGAAGTTTCACGAGGCAAGCGGCGCGATAACGGTCGAAAAGAAGAAGAGAGAGCGGAAAGGAAACCTCCTCGTCATTACCGCCGGTACAACCGACATCCCGATAGCAGAAGAAGCGGTCGTTACCGCCGACATCATGGGGACGGCGGCAAAGGCGATATACGACGTCGGCGTCGCGGGGATACACCGTCTCCTCGACCAGCAGGAACATCTCGCCAAAGCTGACTGCATTATCGTGGTCGCGGGGATGGACGGGGCGCTCGCTTCGGTAGTCGGCGGGATGGTAGCGGTCCCTGTTATTGCGGTGCCGAGCTCGGTCGGCTACGGCGCCTCCTTTGGCGGACTCTCCGCGCTCCTGGCGATGCTGAATTCATGCGCGTCGGGGGTTGCGGTCGTGAATATCGACAACGGTTTCGGCGCCGGAGCGCTGGCGCACAAGATCGTCTCGCAGAAATACTCCGGCGGGGAAAGGGGTAAATAA
- the larC gene encoding nickel pincer cofactor biosynthesis protein LarC: MKTAWFDPFSGIAGDMVIGSIIGAGVSLDYLETELKKLGLSGYTLKAEKVKLNSITAISFKVEVTEKQKSRNHAEIKKIIQDSTLSETVKSNSLKMFLKIAEAEAEVHGEPLDKVHFHEVGAIDSIIDIVGASIGFEKLGIGKFVSSPIPLGSGSVKTSHGIMPVPAPATLLILKGVPVVGGGPSMELTTPTGAAIATALCENFSGMPSMKPEVTGYGAGSAKRGDGMPNLFRLVVGEEIGKTVFSTRLVIMETNIDDATPEETSHAVTKLFASGALDVWVTPVMMKKGRQAFTISVLSEPVEAEKLMNLLLEETPTIGVRRYEVDRYELPREVVEVNTKYGKVRVKIVKTPSGKSRAKPEFDDVSAISQKNGTSFHEVYSEALNLFQGGK; the protein is encoded by the coding sequence ATGAAAACAGCGTGGTTTGATCCCTTCTCCGGCATAGCGGGGGACATGGTGATAGGCTCCATCATCGGCGCGGGTGTATCGCTTGACTATCTTGAAACGGAGTTGAAAAAACTCGGCCTCTCCGGCTACACGCTTAAAGCGGAGAAGGTGAAACTGAATTCCATAACAGCGATATCTTTCAAGGTCGAAGTCACGGAAAAGCAGAAGAGCAGGAACCATGCTGAGATTAAAAAGATCATTCAGGATTCCACGTTGAGCGAAACGGTGAAGAGTAATTCGCTGAAGATGTTTTTAAAAATTGCCGAAGCGGAGGCTGAGGTTCATGGCGAACCGCTGGACAAGGTGCACTTTCACGAAGTAGGGGCGATAGATTCGATAATCGATATCGTCGGCGCCTCCATAGGCTTTGAAAAGCTCGGCATCGGGAAGTTCGTATCGTCCCCCATTCCGCTCGGGAGCGGGAGCGTGAAAACATCTCACGGAATAATGCCCGTACCCGCGCCGGCGACGCTTCTTATATTAAAGGGCGTTCCCGTGGTCGGCGGCGGCCCGTCGATGGAGCTGACCACCCCTACCGGCGCGGCGATTGCGACTGCGCTTTGCGAGAATTTCAGCGGTATGCCGTCCATGAAACCGGAGGTAACCGGCTATGGCGCGGGGAGCGCCAAAAGGGGAGACGGAATGCCGAATCTCTTTCGCCTTGTCGTAGGGGAGGAGATTGGGAAAACTGTTTTTTCCACGCGACTGGTGATAATGGAAACGAATATCGACGACGCGACACCAGAGGAGACGAGCCACGCGGTAACGAAACTTTTTGCCTCGGGCGCGCTGGACGTCTGGGTGACGCCGGTGATGATGAAGAAGGGGAGGCAGGCGTTCACCATTTCGGTTCTATCCGAGCCGGTGGAAGCGGAGAAACTGATGAACCTCCTCCTTGAAGAGACGCCGACTATCGGTGTCCGCCGTTACGAGGTCGATAGATACGAGTTACCGCGAGAGGTGGTTGAGGTAAACACAAAATATGGCAAGGTGCGCGTGAAGATTGTTAAAACTCCGTCAGGAAAGAGCCGCGCGAAGCCGGAATTCGACGATGTAAGCGCCATCTCTCAAAAGAATGGCACTTCGTTCCACGAAGTCTATTCTGAAGCGCTGAATCTGTTTCAAGGCGGGAAATAA
- a CDS encoding glycosyltransferase family 4 protein, translating to MKILQVCFSSGWGGLEKYSVWLASALKKRGHDIHYLARSGATIEKEALKDRLTVHSVRECFSYYLDFPLMFQIRKIISSGGFDAVHIHMSKDLGLAVPALWGMDDVKLFFSLHMIVPAPKKDIYHRMQYARVKKIFALGEEGERSAVENLPIAKERVMELPYGLEVDRYRPVRSASLRKELGMGENTIVLGMLSRIEPLKGQMEAIRAMPLVLKQFPDALLLLVGDETEHMRGKIKPGLEEEIRKLALGSNVKFLGYRSDIPEVMGLFDLFLLPSHFESYSISVIEAKLCGVPVVAASSGGVPQNLGHGEYGILVEPKSHMSLAEGIIKTLGDPSAAKARADKARESALVRYDNNRILDIIEKEYSK from the coding sequence GTGAAAATCCTTCAAGTATGTTTTTCTAGCGGTTGGGGAGGCCTGGAAAAATATTCCGTCTGGCTCGCAAGCGCGCTTAAAAAGCGGGGACACGACATCCATTATCTCGCAAGGAGTGGCGCTACAATAGAAAAGGAAGCGCTTAAAGATCGGCTAACCGTTCATTCAGTCCGGGAATGCTTCAGCTACTACCTCGATTTCCCGCTGATGTTCCAGATACGAAAGATCATCTCTTCCGGCGGTTTCGACGCGGTGCATATACATATGTCAAAGGACTTGGGCCTGGCTGTTCCCGCTCTTTGGGGGATGGATGACGTCAAACTCTTCTTCTCTCTGCATATGATAGTCCCGGCGCCGAAAAAGGATATCTACCACCGGATGCAGTATGCAAGAGTGAAAAAGATCTTCGCACTTGGCGAAGAAGGGGAACGCTCCGCTGTTGAGAATCTTCCGATAGCAAAGGAGAGAGTGATGGAGCTTCCATACGGACTTGAGGTCGACAGATACAGGCCTGTTCGTTCCGCTTCTCTTCGAAAGGAACTCGGTATGGGTGAGAATACGATTGTTCTCGGGATGCTCTCGCGCATCGAACCGCTTAAAGGGCAGATGGAGGCGATACGGGCGATGCCTCTCGTGCTGAAACAGTTTCCAGATGCGCTTCTGCTACTTGTTGGAGATGAGACCGAGCATATGAGAGGGAAGATAAAACCTGGTCTTGAGGAAGAGATAAGAAAGCTCGCTCTCGGATCAAATGTAAAATTCCTCGGATACCGAAGCGACATACCGGAAGTGATGGGACTTTTCGATCTATTCCTTCTACCGTCGCATTTTGAATCGTATTCAATAAGCGTGATAGAGGCGAAACTCTGCGGAGTCCCTGTTGTCGCCGCGTCGTCCGGCGGCGTGCCGCAAAATCTCGGTCATGGAGAGTACGGAATTCTTGTAGAGCCGAAAAGCCACATGTCGCTCGCCGAAGGGATCATCAAAACCTTAGGCGATCCGTCAGCCGCCAAAGCGCGCGCGGATAAAGCGAGAGAGTCGGCCCTTGTCCGCTACGATAACAACCGCATCCTCGATATCATCGAAAAAGAGTACTCAAAATAA
- a CDS encoding glycosyltransferase family 9 protein, whose translation MNINKESVKRILVLRYRSIGDIVLCYPVLENLKLTFPNATIDIVVDDVFKDLCYGWPMINEVICNRRKRKGIGKFESAMEDIKFNWSILRRRYNLVVDLHCGPRSALLTLFSLARYRLGNRHRLRNSICYNIFPPPGDKPHSVENMLSMLAPLEPHIEESKRLFLSASDTDMEYIRSFLSKLGISDSDRLVMVHPGARVDFKRLPPEVMGEAIAWMRQKYGVKVILAGSDADLTALSDIAKAAGHKCKVATNLSIGQLSALINSCVLFIGNDSGPMHMAAALNVPVIAFFGPSDPAIWGPWKVRSKIVQAPAMECMPCDQKGCKFVPEHCMTKIKTENVKRAISGMLDEKSARIAAS comes from the coding sequence ATGAACATTAATAAGGAATCGGTGAAGCGGATACTTGTCCTCCGGTACCGTTCCATCGGGGATATAGTCCTATGCTATCCGGTATTGGAGAACCTGAAGCTCACTTTTCCTAACGCGACGATAGACATCGTCGTGGACGACGTATTCAAGGATCTCTGCTACGGCTGGCCGATGATCAATGAAGTGATCTGCAACAGGCGGAAGCGGAAGGGGATAGGAAAATTCGAATCCGCGATGGAGGATATCAAATTCAACTGGAGCATCCTGAGGCGAAGGTACAATCTTGTGGTGGATCTCCATTGCGGACCGAGGAGCGCGCTTCTTACCCTTTTTTCGCTTGCCCGGTATCGGCTTGGCAACAGGCACAGGCTGAGAAATTCGATCTGCTACAACATTTTCCCTCCTCCAGGCGACAAGCCCCATTCAGTGGAAAATATGCTTTCGATGCTCGCACCTCTCGAACCGCATATTGAAGAGAGCAAAAGGCTCTTTCTCTCGGCGAGCGACACAGATATGGAATACATAAGATCGTTTCTGTCAAAGCTTGGGATATCCGATAGTGACAGGCTTGTGATGGTGCATCCTGGGGCGCGAGTCGATTTCAAACGCCTTCCGCCGGAAGTAATGGGTGAGGCGATCGCGTGGATGAGGCAGAAGTATGGCGTGAAAGTGATCCTTGCGGGGAGCGACGCCGATCTGACCGCGCTTTCAGATATCGCGAAGGCGGCTGGGCACAAGTGTAAGGTTGCTACAAACCTTTCCATTGGGCAGTTATCAGCGTTGATAAACTCGTGCGTTCTTTTTATCGGCAACGACAGCGGGCCGATGCACATGGCGGCGGCGCTTAACGTTCCGGTAATAGCGTTTTTCGGGCCGAGTGACCCGGCGATATGGGGTCCCTGGAAGGTAAGGAGCAAAATCGTGCAGGCTCCAGCCATGGAATGCATGCCGTGCGATCAGAAAGGGTGCAAGTTTGTGCCGGAGCACTGCATGACAAAAATAAAAACTGAAAATGTAAAACGCGCAATCAGCGGTATGCTGGATGAAAAATCGGCCAGGATAGCCGCATCCTGA
- a CDS encoding glycosyltransferase family 4 protein, translating into MKIGIDISPMGEPNYTGVGVYTENLIKSLAKIDSDNDYYLCYRLSRLKKKWLANPVNQSNFHFKIIQEPLNFLFERKLDIFHGSERLPNYRRPKKIVTIHDMAAVLGGDFMTDDFREMIKDRYGRLVKTADRIITVSENTKRDLCEYYKLAPSLVDVTYQGISEKFRPLPEDTINEVLGRHGLTKPYILNVGALQERKNILRIIEAFGRYMNAGGDANTKLVLCGKPTYAFDRIPKKIAELGLEEKVVILQYMANDDLVALYNGAMMLCFPSLFEGFGLPIVEAFACGCPVITSNITSMPEVAGDAALLVDPLSVEDIESAMRSLTNESERKRLIEKGLERAKVFVWGNIAKKVLDIYKSVVQ; encoded by the coding sequence GTGAAGATAGGAATAGATATCTCTCCGATGGGGGAGCCGAACTATACCGGCGTAGGTGTTTATACTGAAAATCTGATAAAAAGCCTGGCGAAGATAGACAGCGATAACGATTATTATCTCTGTTACAGGCTTTCCAGGCTGAAGAAAAAATGGCTCGCCAATCCTGTAAACCAGAGCAACTTTCACTTTAAGATCATCCAGGAACCTTTAAATTTCCTTTTTGAACGCAAGCTCGATATCTTCCACGGTTCAGAGCGTCTGCCGAATTACAGGAGACCAAAGAAAATAGTTACCATCCACGATATGGCAGCGGTGCTCGGCGGCGATTTCATGACGGATGATTTCAGGGAAATGATAAAGGACCGATACGGGCGGCTGGTAAAAACGGCTGACAGAATAATCACTGTTTCAGAAAATACGAAGAGGGATCTGTGCGAGTACTACAAGCTTGCCCCATCTCTTGTGGATGTAACCTATCAGGGGATAAGCGAAAAATTCCGCCCTCTGCCGGAAGATACCATTAACGAAGTTCTGGGGAGACATGGATTGACCAAGCCATATATTCTCAATGTCGGCGCGCTACAGGAGAGGAAAAACATACTCCGCATAATTGAGGCGTTCGGGCGATACATGAACGCCGGTGGAGACGCCAATACGAAACTGGTCTTGTGCGGGAAACCGACCTATGCCTTCGACAGAATACCGAAAAAGATAGCGGAGCTTGGGCTTGAGGAAAAAGTGGTAATTCTGCAATACATGGCGAATGACGACCTGGTCGCCCTTTACAACGGCGCCATGATGCTCTGCTTTCCCTCTCTGTTCGAAGGGTTCGGGCTTCCTATCGTGGAAGCGTTTGCGTGCGGGTGCCCGGTGATCACCTCAAATATCACATCAATGCCTGAAGTAGCAGGGGACGCGGCGTTATTGGTGGATCCGCTAAGCGTTGAGGATATTGAATCCGCTATGAGGAGCTTGACCAATGAAAGCGAAAGGAAGCGGCTGATAGAGAAAGGCCTGGAGCGCGCCAAGGTATTCGTATGGGGAAACATAGCCAAAAAAGTCCTTGATATATACAAGAGTGTTGTTCAATAA
- the fsa gene encoding fructose-6-phosphate aldolase: protein MKIFVDTADINEIREANSIGILDGVTTNPSLVAKTGKDFKTVINEIVQEVDGPISAEVISLEADGMVKEGIELAKIHENIVVKIPMTVDGLKATKKLTNEGIKTNVTLIFQPSQALLAAKAGATYVSPFVGRLDDISENGMQIVEDIVDIYNNYGYETEVIVASIRNPMHFVNAALVGADVCTIPLGVIQQLVKHPLTDIGIERFLKDWEKVPK, encoded by the coding sequence ATGAAAATATTTGTTGATACCGCCGATATAAATGAAATAAGGGAAGCAAATTCCATCGGAATTCTTGACGGAGTGACGACCAACCCTTCTCTTGTGGCAAAGACAGGGAAGGATTTCAAAACGGTAATAAATGAGATTGTGCAGGAAGTGGACGGCCCGATAAGCGCGGAAGTGATATCGCTTGAAGCTGATGGAATGGTAAAGGAAGGGATAGAGCTTGCCAAGATACATGAGAATATCGTGGTAAAGATCCCGATGACGGTAGACGGCTTGAAGGCTACGAAAAAACTGACGAATGAGGGGATTAAAACAAACGTAACCCTTATTTTCCAGCCGTCACAGGCGCTCCTTGCGGCAAAGGCAGGGGCTACATATGTCTCCCCGTTCGTGGGGAGGCTCGACGATATTTCCGAGAACGGAATGCAGATAGTCGAAGACATTGTCGACATTTACAACAACTACGGATACGAAACTGAAGTTATCGTCGCCTCTATCAGAAATCCGATGCATTTTGTAAACGCCGCGCTCGTAGGCGCCGATGTATGCACGATCCCGCTTGGGGTCATTCAGCAGCTGGTGAAACATCCGTTGACCGATATCGGTATTGAGAGGTTCCTGAAAGATTGGGAAAAGGTTCCCAAGTAG
- a CDS encoding GDP-mannose 4,6-dehydratase, whose amino-acid sequence MTTGNRKILITGGAGFIGTNFARHFGKNNRIVILDNLSRKGTDINLQFVHKNLNAEFINADISDASVKYLLLEKHPDVDVIIHLASQVAVTTSVIDPQNDFNVNLIGTFNMLEYARGLTKKPVFLFSSTNKVYGALEANKTSEKELRYEFIDSPEGVDESAPLDFHSPYGCSKGGADQYVRDYHRIYGIPTVVFRQSCIYGENQYGVEDQGWLAWFLIAGILGKDVYLYGNGKQVRDVLHVTDLADAFDRAIENIDRVKGEIFNIGGGPKNSVSILELLLFMENKLRISIKPGKREIRAGDQKIFISDNAKISRILGWKPTTDFETGIVQLHSWLLENMETVKRIIS is encoded by the coding sequence ATTACAACTGGAAACAGGAAGATCCTGATAACGGGTGGAGCGGGATTCATAGGGACGAACTTCGCGCGCCACTTCGGGAAAAATAACCGTATTGTAATTCTGGACAACCTTTCGCGAAAAGGTACCGACATTAACCTGCAGTTTGTACATAAAAACCTGAATGCTGAATTTATCAATGCCGACATATCCGATGCATCGGTAAAATATTTGCTTCTTGAAAAACATCCGGATGTGGATGTTATCATTCACCTCGCTTCACAGGTAGCAGTAACCACATCGGTAATCGACCCACAGAACGATTTCAACGTAAACCTCATAGGGACATTCAACATGCTCGAATACGCAAGGGGACTCACAAAAAAACCGGTATTCCTCTTTTCATCGACCAACAAAGTGTATGGCGCACTGGAGGCAAACAAAACTTCCGAGAAAGAACTCCGATACGAATTCATCGATAGCCCAGAAGGGGTCGATGAATCGGCACCGCTCGATTTTCACTCACCCTACGGCTGCTCCAAAGGGGGAGCGGATCAGTATGTGAGGGATTATCACAGGATTTACGGCATCCCTACTGTAGTCTTTCGCCAATCGTGCATCTATGGCGAGAACCAGTATGGAGTGGAAGATCAGGGCTGGCTCGCGTGGTTCCTTATAGCGGGTATTCTAGGAAAAGACGTTTACCTATACGGCAACGGAAAGCAGGTGCGTGACGTCCTCCATGTCACGGACCTGGCGGATGCCTTTGACCGGGCCATCGAAAATATCGATCGCGTGAAAGGCGAGATATTCAATATCGGCGGCGGCCCGAAAAATTCCGTTTCCATTCTGGAGCTTCTCCTCTTTATGGAAAATAAACTCCGCATCAGCATCAAGCCAGGCAAACGGGAAATACGCGCTGGGGATCAGAAAATCTTTATTTCGGATAACGCAAAGATCTCCCGCATCCTCGGATGGAAACCCACCACGGATTTTGAGACGGGAATAGTTCAGCTTCACTCATGGCTTCTGGAAAACATGGAGACGGTGAAAAGAATAATCTCCTGA